Proteins encoded in a region of the Ornithodoros turicata isolate Travis chromosome 3, ASM3712646v1, whole genome shotgun sequence genome:
- the LOC135387696 gene encoding uncharacterized protein LOC135387696 gives MTTAAIYMGSVFRRHGSTIAVDKLYSRHAARERGAYLHNEKPTPKQQDSVPRRRAHRILSCRTDPRKRAEALLDTKEFSCPATSYGISTEAAARRKFEAVHGVSVQCFGLVVASDDPWLANSPDGVFRSPDGMVHLLEIKCPKSREQKKVSELPLLSYLCTDENGLHLRKTHTYYTQVQINLHVLDLKTCSFFIYTKVDFETIEVVRDNNFLSAAVPRLRIFYFEHLLPSTLRAELRRRNKMCSCRPPCVDM, from the exons ATGACCACGGCAGCGATATATATGGGCAGTGTGTTCCGCAGACACGGGTCAACGATCGCAGTAGACAAGTTATACTCAAG ACATGCGGCCAGAGAACGTGGGGCATACCTGCACAACGAAAAACCTACCCCAAAACAGCAAGACTCTGTGCCCCGGCGGAGA GCTCATAGGATCCTCAGCTGCAGGACAGACCCGAGAAAACGTGCTGAAGCACTACTCGATACCAAGGAGTTTTCTTGTCCTGCTACTTCATATGGAATCAGTACAGAGGCAGCGGCACGCAGAAAATTTGAGGCAGTGCATGGAGTCTCCGTGCAGTGCTTTGGGCTTGTTGTTGCATCGGACGACCCCTGGTTGGCAAACTCTCCTGATGGTGTGTTCAG GTCACCTGATGGTATGGTTCACCTGCTGGAAATCAAATGCCCCAAGAGCCGCGAGCAAAAGAAGGTGTCGGAGCTCCCACTCCTAAGTTACCTGTGTACAGATGAGAATGGACTGCACCTTCGAAAGACACACACATATTACACTCAGGTTCAGATTAACTTGCACGTATTGGATTTGAAAACATGTAGCTTTTTCATTTACACAAAAGTGGACTTTGAAACAATAGAAGTTGTGAGAGACAATAACTTTCTGAGTGCAGCAGTACCAAGACTCCGAATATTTTATTTCGAACATCTCCTCCCATCTACACTTCGTGCAGAACTCAGAAGGAGAAACAAGATGTGCTCTTGTAGACCACCGTGTGTGGACATGTAA